Within the Magnetospirillum sp. ME-1 genome, the region TTCTTCACCTCGGGCCAGACCGAGGAGATCATGGGCGCCGACGAGGGAAGCGCCCGGGGCGTCAAGCTCACCGACGGCCGCGAGATTCCCGCCGATCTGGTGGTGGTGGCCATCGGCATCCGCCCCAATGTCGACCTGGCCAAGGCCTCGGGCCTGGACATCAACCGCGGCATCGAGGTGGGCGACGACATGGCCACCTCGGACCCCGCCATCTATTCGGTGGGCGAGTGCGTCGAGCACCGGGGCCAGATCTTCGGGCTGGTCGCCCCCATCTGGGAGCAGGCCAAGGTCTGCGCCTCGCGCCTGGCCGGCCGCGACGATCTCCATTACGAGACCCCGCCCTTGTCCACCCGGCTCAAAATCACCGGCATCGACGTGTTCTCGGCCGGGCAATTGGCCGCCCAGGACGAGGCCGACGAGGAGCTGGTCTACCGCGACTCGGCGAAGGGCATCTACAAGAAGCTGGTGATCCGCGCCGACCGCGTGGTGGGCGCCGTAATGTACGGCGACGTGGCCGACGGTTCCTGGTACTTCCAGCTGATGCGCGAAAAGGCGGACGTGGCCGCCATCCGCGACCGCATGATCTTCGGCCAGGCCTATGCCGATACCAGCTGCAAGGGGCACGGGGGCGGCGTCAACGTCGCCGCCATGAGCGACGACACCCAGGTCTGCGGCTGCAACGGCGTCTCCAAGGGCGCCATCGTCAAGGCCATCACCGAGAAGGGGCTGACCAGCCTCGACGAGGTCAAGGCCCACACCAAGGCCTCTGCGTCCTGCGGCCAGTGCGCCTCGGTGGTCCAGGCCATTCTGTCGCACGTCACCGGCGAGGTGGTGGAGGCCAAGGCCGCCGGCATGTGCGGCTGCACCGACCATTCCCATGACGAGGTCAGGAAGCAGATCCTCGCCCAGGGCCTGAAGACCCAGGACGCGGTGCGTTCGGCGCTGGGCTGGCGCCATGCCGACGGCTGCGCCAAGTGCCGCCCGGCCTTGAACTACTACCTGCTGTGCGCCTGGCCCAGCGAGTACGTGGACGACTACCAGAGCCGCTTCATCAACGAGCGCGTCCACGCCAACATCCAGAAGGACGGCACCTATTCGGTGGTGCCGCGCATGTGGGGGGGGCTCACCACGCCTTCCGAACTGCGCGCCATCGCCGATGTGGCCGACAAGTACGAGATCCCCACGGTGAAGGTCACCGGCGGCCAGCGCATCGACCTGTTGGGCGTCAAGAAGGAGGACCTGCCCGCCGTCTGGGCCGACCTGGGCCGGGCGGGCCTCATCTCCGGCCACGCCTATTCCAAGGGCCTGCGCACGGTCAAGACCTGCGTCGGCTCGGAATGGTGCCGCTTCGGCACCCAGGATTCCACCGGCCTCGGCGTCAAGCTGGAGAAGCTGATGTGGGGGTCGTGGACGCCGCACAAGGTCAAGCTGGCGGTGTCGGGCTGCCCCAGGAATTGCGCCGAGGCCACCATCAAGGATATCGGCATCGTCTGCGTCGAGGCCGGCTACGACATCTCGGTGGGCGGCAACGGCGGCATCGAGCTGCGCGGCACCGACCATCTG harbors:
- the nirB gene encoding nitrite reductase large subunit NirB — protein: MNALPRQKLVVIGNGMAGMRTVEELLAIAPARYDITVFGAEPHPNYNRIMLSSVLAGEKQVDDIVINTREWYAENAIRLHTGDPVVAIDRAAKTVTSANGLVVPYDKLLLATGSKPLMPPLPGLDLPGVVAFRDIADVDKMLAAAEAKQRAVVIGGGLLGLEAAWGLKRRGMPVALVHLMPTLMERQLDVEAGGLLQKDLTERGLHFFTSGQTEEIMGADEGSARGVKLTDGREIPADLVVVAIGIRPNVDLAKASGLDINRGIEVGDDMATSDPAIYSVGECVEHRGQIFGLVAPIWEQAKVCASRLAGRDDLHYETPPLSTRLKITGIDVFSAGQLAAQDEADEELVYRDSAKGIYKKLVIRADRVVGAVMYGDVADGSWYFQLMREKADVAAIRDRMIFGQAYADTSCKGHGGGVNVAAMSDDTQVCGCNGVSKGAIVKAITEKGLTSLDEVKAHTKASASCGQCASVVQAILSHVTGEVVEAKAAGMCGCTDHSHDEVRKQILAQGLKTQDAVRSALGWRHADGCAKCRPALNYYLLCAWPSEYVDDYQSRFINERVHANIQKDGTYSVVPRMWGGLTTPSELRAIADVADKYEIPTVKVTGGQRIDLLGVKKEDLPAVWADLGRAGLISGHAYSKGLRTVKTCVGSEWCRFGTQDSTGLGVKLEKLMWGSWTPHKVKLAVSGCPRNCAEATIKDIGIVCVEAGYDISVGGNGGIELRGTDHLVRVATEEEVLEYSGAFMQIYREEARYLERTAPWVERVGMDYIKRRVVDDAEGRRAAFARFVFSQKYAQVDPWAERASGAVDAHEFETLAEVG